A genomic region of Pseudomonas abietaniphila contains the following coding sequences:
- a CDS encoding MFS transporter — translation MQLPSVNAGMHASTMKRLNIKLIPFLMLLYMVAYIDKSNISVAALQMNAELGLTARMYGIGVGLFFLTYIIFEVPSSVILTRVGARRWIARIMITWGIVAAGMAFVQSAGQLYGMRLLLGAAEAGFTPGIIYYLSQWYPRTDRAKAMSFFYIGAALASVIGLPLSGAFLHLDGYFGVSGWRWLFLLEGLPAVVLGIVVLRYLPDSPATTQWLQADQKEWLSQTIAAEQAATPISHHAGWSAAFRSRQVWLLSLFWLLQAFGTIGITLFLPLIVKSVSGQESFTVSALSALPFLFACIFMYFNGTHSDRKRERAWHLGLPLMIAGVLLALAVATNNSWLAYGMLVIAVGLNWAATPVFWATTTEYLSGAAAAASIALINSIANIAGLGLPPVMGWIKDATQSYDSALLMVAIALFAGGLLGLYLARAPRKKSLEIPRNEVGLEQVKAP, via the coding sequence ATGCAACTTCCGTCCGTGAATGCAGGCATGCATGCCAGTACCATGAAACGACTCAACATCAAATTGATCCCATTTTTGATGTTGCTCTACATGGTCGCTTATATCGACAAGTCGAACATTTCAGTTGCAGCACTGCAGATGAATGCCGAACTGGGGCTCACCGCCAGAATGTACGGCATAGGGGTAGGGCTGTTCTTCCTCACCTACATCATTTTTGAAGTTCCCAGCAGCGTGATACTGACCCGGGTCGGTGCCCGACGCTGGATTGCGCGGATCATGATCACCTGGGGCATCGTTGCGGCGGGAATGGCGTTCGTGCAAAGCGCCGGTCAGCTCTACGGCATGCGATTACTGTTGGGGGCGGCCGAAGCAGGCTTCACACCTGGGATCATCTATTACCTTTCACAGTGGTACCCGCGTACCGACCGCGCAAAAGCAATGTCCTTCTTCTACATCGGTGCGGCTTTGGCCTCCGTTATCGGCCTGCCGCTTTCGGGTGCCTTTCTGCATCTGGACGGGTATTTCGGTGTCAGTGGCTGGCGGTGGCTGTTCCTGTTGGAAGGACTGCCAGCTGTCGTTCTTGGAATCGTTGTCTTGCGGTACCTGCCAGATAGCCCGGCCACAACGCAGTGGCTTCAGGCTGACCAGAAAGAATGGTTGAGCCAGACGATCGCGGCTGAACAGGCTGCAACTCCTATCTCGCATCATGCAGGCTGGTCGGCGGCGTTCCGCAGTCGGCAGGTCTGGCTATTGAGCCTTTTCTGGTTACTCCAGGCATTCGGGACCATCGGCATTACCCTGTTTCTGCCTCTCATTGTGAAGTCGGTATCTGGCCAAGAGTCTTTTACCGTGAGCGCTTTGTCTGCACTGCCATTTCTGTTTGCCTGTATCTTCATGTACTTCAATGGCACTCATTCTGATCGTAAGCGAGAGCGGGCGTGGCATCTGGGGTTGCCACTCATGATCGCCGGCGTGCTTTTGGCTTTGGCGGTGGCCACAAATAATTCGTGGTTGGCCTATGGCATGCTGGTGATCGCGGTCGGCTTGAACTGGGCGGCGACGCCCGTTTTCTGGGCCACCACGACCGAATACCTTTCCGGCGCCGCTGCCGCGGCATCGATCGCTCTCATCAACTCGATCGCCAACATCGCCGGGCTCGGCCTGCCACCTGTCATGGGGTGGATCAAGGACGCTACGCAGAGCTACGACTCAGCGTTGTTGATGGTTGCGATTGCTCTGTTTGCTGGAGGATTGCTGGGGTTATATCTGGCCCGTGCGCCACGCAAGAAATCGCTTGAGATCCCAAGGAACGAGGTAGGGCTTGAACAAGTAAAAGCTCCTTGA
- a CDS encoding amino acid ABC transporter permease: protein MDWSAIIDNAPDLATGLLVTLRLSLVSACSALTLGALLAWALQKGSPWLSAAVRAYIDFVLGLPMLVLIYLLFFILPEYGITLSSPVVGVTALTLYYGPYMGEVLRAAFGGIARGQYEASAALGLRPWETLRHVLLKQALPVALPPSVGLLIGLIKDTALLSVVGVEEFMYAAKQAISTSYAPLEIYLVVALAYWLITLLLDTAAGALERRLNRHRPA, encoded by the coding sequence ATGGATTGGTCGGCGATTATCGACAACGCTCCGGACCTTGCCACCGGACTGTTGGTCACCTTGCGCTTGAGTCTGGTATCGGCCTGCTCGGCGCTCACCCTTGGCGCCTTGCTGGCGTGGGCACTGCAAAAAGGAAGTCCGTGGTTAAGCGCGGCGGTGCGCGCCTACATCGATTTCGTTCTGGGTTTGCCTATGCTGGTGTTGATCTACCTGCTGTTTTTCATTCTTCCCGAATACGGCATCACCCTCAGCTCTCCGGTGGTCGGGGTCACGGCACTGACCCTGTATTACGGTCCCTACATGGGCGAGGTGCTGCGCGCCGCGTTTGGCGGTATTGCTCGCGGACAATACGAGGCCAGTGCCGCGCTGGGCCTGCGACCCTGGGAAACGCTGCGTCACGTGCTGCTCAAGCAAGCGCTGCCCGTGGCGCTGCCGCCCTCGGTGGGCTTACTGATCGGCCTGATAAAGGACACCGCGCTGCTATCGGTGGTCGGCGTCGAAGAGTTTATGTACGCCGCCAAGCAAGCCATTTCCACCAGCTACGCCCCGCTTGAGATTTATCTGGTGGTTGCCCTCGCTTACTGGCTGATCACCCTTTTACTCGACACCGCAGCCGGCGCTTTGGAGCGTCGCCTGAATCGTCATCGTCCAGCATGA
- a CDS encoding transporter substrate-binding domain-containing protein gives MKKTFPGFPLVLAAMTLGVSLHASVSTADTLDDVKARGTLVVAIDPTFAPYEYTDDSGAITGYTPAIMAQVAKSLGVKVEYQKMAFSGIIPALISGSVDAEGSSLNVTAERAGKVLFVAPFGKSVNAVMTRADDKRLDPASLKIESLAGLSAAVKTTSAPEQLVKQFNVELKAKGLAPIKIVGVDSVDQTLSALMTKRADFILDDITVLGSLRKQHPDNLRQVGELGDSQWISWATRKDDTRLNKAISDQIIAMKNSGDLQKLQQQYLGVTFDLPSQDFIPAK, from the coding sequence ATGAAAAAAACGTTTCCCGGATTTCCGCTCGTACTGGCCGCCATGACGCTCGGTGTCAGCCTGCATGCCTCGGTGTCCACTGCCGATACGCTGGATGACGTCAAGGCGCGGGGCACGCTGGTCGTGGCCATCGACCCGACCTTCGCGCCCTATGAGTACACCGATGACAGCGGCGCCATCACCGGGTATACCCCGGCGATCATGGCGCAGGTGGCGAAATCCCTCGGCGTGAAAGTCGAATACCAGAAAATGGCCTTCAGCGGGATCATCCCTGCCTTGATTTCAGGTTCGGTGGATGCTGAAGGCTCCTCACTGAACGTCACCGCCGAGCGCGCGGGCAAGGTGTTGTTCGTCGCGCCCTTTGGCAAAAGCGTCAATGCGGTGATGACCCGCGCCGATGACAAACGCCTGGACCCGGCCAGCCTTAAAATCGAGAGCCTGGCCGGTCTCAGCGCCGCCGTGAAAACCACCTCAGCCCCCGAGCAGCTGGTCAAGCAATTCAACGTCGAGCTGAAAGCCAAGGGCCTGGCGCCGATCAAGATCGTCGGCGTAGACAGCGTCGACCAGACCCTGTCGGCACTGATGACCAAGCGCGCCGACTTCATCCTCGACGACATCACCGTGCTGGGCAGCCTGCGCAAACAGCACCCGGACAATCTGCGTCAGGTCGGTGAGCTGGGCGACAGCCAGTGGATCAGCTGGGCCACGCGCAAGGACGACACCCGCCTGAACAAGGCCATCAGCGACCAGATCATCGCCATGAAAAACTCCGGCGACCTGCAGAAATTGCAGCAGCAGTACCTGGGCGTGACCTTCGACCTGCCGTCCCAAGACTTTATTCCTGCCAAGTGA
- a CDS encoding amino acid ABC transporter permease, translating to MLNALPDLGKGLWVTLELTVLAAVTSFVMGHVIWWLRGRSLPLWRGVGHLYVSLMRGVPSIVQLFIVFFSLPLIGLGGKPLLAAVLAIGFNSAAYVAEILRANYRTLPHGQTEASHALGLSAFETWWYVSAPQALRSSLPALVNEFTLVVKTTPLASVVAVTELTYAGQLVIARTFEATPVLALVVAGYLLICWPTLKLARRLEGRFNRARSH from the coding sequence ATGCTCAACGCACTGCCCGATCTCGGCAAAGGCCTGTGGGTGACGCTCGAACTGACGGTGCTCGCCGCCGTCACCAGTTTTGTCATGGGTCACGTGATCTGGTGGCTGCGCGGACGGTCCCTGCCGCTGTGGCGAGGCGTCGGGCATTTGTACGTCAGCCTCATGCGCGGTGTGCCGTCGATCGTGCAGTTATTCATCGTGTTCTTCTCCCTGCCGCTGATCGGGCTGGGCGGCAAACCGCTGCTGGCTGCCGTGCTGGCAATCGGATTCAACAGCGCAGCCTATGTCGCCGAGATTCTGCGCGCCAACTATCGCACGCTGCCCCACGGCCAGACAGAAGCGTCCCATGCGCTCGGTCTGTCAGCGTTCGAGACATGGTGGTACGTCTCGGCACCTCAGGCGCTGCGCAGCAGCCTGCCGGCTCTGGTCAACGAGTTCACGCTGGTGGTCAAGACCACCCCGCTGGCCTCGGTCGTGGCGGTGACTGAATTGACCTACGCAGGCCAACTGGTAATCGCTCGCACGTTCGAAGCCACACCGGTGCTTGCCCTCGTGGTCGCCGGCTATCTGCTCATCTGCTGGCCAACCCTCAAGCTCGCACGACGCCTTGAAGGCCGCTTCAACCGTGCAAGGAGCCACTGA
- the alc gene encoding allantoicase codes for MHTSKHPLEKYLNLADARLGTVALSVTDDWFADVNRLFLHTPAVFKADVFDDNGKWMDGWESRRKRHEGYDHAVIRLGVAGTLKGVNIDTSFFTGNYPPSASLEACFVNDGDPDEDTAWTEVLGAVELNGDSHHYHLIDDARPYSHLRLNIYPDGGVARLRVYGISYKDWSAMAPGETIDLCAALNGGRAIACSDEHYGQMGNILNPGRAAVMAEGWETARRRTPGNDWVIVALGIAGEVERIVVDTLHYKGNYPDRVSIQGAYVKGGTDSQIETQSLFWRDLLPEQKMEMDREHFYATELARLGPITHVRLNVFPDGGVSRLRLFGTPAR; via the coding sequence ATGCACACCTCCAAACACCCGCTTGAGAAATACCTGAATCTGGCGGACGCACGCCTGGGCACGGTCGCGCTGTCGGTCACCGACGATTGGTTCGCCGACGTGAACCGTCTGTTCCTGCACACGCCCGCCGTGTTCAAGGCCGATGTGTTCGACGACAACGGCAAATGGATGGACGGTTGGGAGTCGCGACGCAAACGTCATGAAGGGTACGACCATGCGGTGATTCGTCTGGGCGTGGCGGGCACCCTCAAGGGCGTGAACATCGACACGTCGTTTTTCACCGGCAACTATCCGCCCTCCGCGTCCCTCGAAGCGTGCTTTGTGAACGACGGCGACCCCGATGAAGACACGGCCTGGACTGAAGTCCTCGGCGCCGTCGAGCTGAACGGTGACAGCCATCACTATCACCTGATCGACGACGCCCGCCCATACAGCCACCTGCGTCTGAACATCTATCCCGATGGCGGCGTCGCCCGGCTGCGCGTGTATGGCATTTCCTACAAGGACTGGTCCGCAATGGCTCCCGGGGAAACCATCGACTTGTGCGCCGCGCTCAACGGAGGACGTGCCATCGCCTGTTCCGACGAGCACTACGGGCAGATGGGCAACATCCTCAACCCCGGTCGCGCCGCCGTGATGGCCGAGGGCTGGGAAACCGCTCGCCGCCGCACGCCGGGTAATGACTGGGTGATTGTCGCGTTGGGCATTGCCGGGGAAGTCGAGCGGATCGTGGTCGACACGCTTCACTACAAAGGCAACTATCCAGACCGCGTCTCGATTCAGGGCGCTTACGTCAAAGGCGGTACCGACAGCCAGATCGAGACCCAGAGCCTGTTCTGGCGAGACTTGCTGCCGGAGCAAAAAATGGAAATGGACCGTGAGCACTTCTACGCCACGGAGCTGGCCCGACTTGGGCCGATTACTCACGTCCGTCTCAACGTGTTTCCCGACGGCGGTGTCAGTCGGCTGCGATTGTTCGGCACACCCGCGCGATAG
- a CDS encoding AraC family transcriptional regulator, which produces MDRLSTLLSQFGVRANLFYSGKLCGLSSYDGAQGRGYLHLLQAGSVTLRGPDRKDLLLTRPSLIFMPRPSRHQLFAGESEGAQLLCATMEFEGGVDNPVSASLPDCLVLSLDELPMLADTLKWMFREAAGSHCGREAALERLFELLVILLVRHLLDHHQLQTGVMAGLADPRLSRSLLQIHNAPHLAWSIAGLASESNMSRAAYAVHFRAIIGQTPADYLLSWRISLAQKRLREGRSMILIASEVGYESPSALARAFRRKTGYSPRDWMKDVAGGEEGAMT; this is translated from the coding sequence ATGGATCGCTTGTCTACTTTGTTATCGCAGTTCGGCGTGCGCGCAAACCTGTTTTACAGTGGCAAGCTGTGCGGTTTGTCGTCTTATGACGGTGCACAAGGACGTGGTTATCTCCACTTGCTACAGGCTGGCAGCGTTACATTGCGGGGACCTGATCGTAAGGACTTGCTGCTGACCCGGCCCAGCCTGATTTTCATGCCGCGTCCGAGTCGGCATCAACTGTTTGCCGGTGAGTCCGAGGGCGCTCAGTTGTTGTGTGCAACGATGGAGTTTGAGGGAGGGGTCGACAATCCGGTGTCCGCTTCATTACCCGATTGTCTGGTGCTGTCGCTGGATGAACTACCCATGCTGGCCGATACGCTGAAATGGATGTTCCGCGAGGCGGCGGGCTCGCATTGTGGCCGGGAGGCTGCGCTTGAACGCTTGTTCGAGTTGTTGGTCATCCTGTTGGTTCGACATCTACTCGATCACCACCAGTTGCAGACCGGGGTCATGGCGGGTCTAGCCGATCCGAGGCTGTCACGCTCCCTTTTGCAGATTCACAACGCACCTCATCTGGCGTGGTCAATTGCGGGACTGGCGAGCGAATCGAATATGTCCCGGGCGGCCTACGCAGTGCACTTCCGGGCAATCATCGGGCAGACGCCCGCCGATTATCTGTTGAGTTGGCGTATCAGCCTGGCGCAGAAGCGTCTTCGTGAAGGCCGGTCGATGATTCTGATTGCCTCCGAAGTGGGTTATGAAAGTCCCTCGGCACTTGCTCGCGCGTTTCGACGCAAGACTGGCTACAGTCCTCGGGACTGGATGAAGGACGTGGCAGGCGGAGAAGAGGGGGCAATGACCTGA
- a CDS encoding MurR/RpiR family transcriptional regulator: protein MSSKVISRSAEPSASLESRIRSRYDQMSAVEQKLSDVILASPGQLAMQTATELAISAGVSKATATRFFRALGYDSYDAARREARKASSAGSPLYLQHLNDADQDPKALMQHHLDQEIANLAKTYESLSHNDLAQMAQAIAKARRVVLIGFRHSQTIAVMFRSNLIQVRDDILLLPAPGDSLAEYLAGLDGRDVAICIGLRRRVPELESAMSAMAELGVHLLYISDVLAGKPAKLARWVIRCHTEGSLMFDSNASVAGVTNLICSLVGKELAGERSTHLAQAEVLHQKLQALE, encoded by the coding sequence ATGTCATCGAAGGTAATTTCCAGATCGGCCGAACCCTCGGCATCGCTGGAGAGCCGCATTCGCAGCCGTTACGACCAGATGTCGGCGGTGGAACAAAAACTGTCCGATGTCATCCTCGCCTCCCCTGGCCAACTGGCGATGCAGACGGCCACCGAGCTTGCGATCAGCGCTGGCGTATCGAAAGCGACTGCGACCCGGTTCTTCAGGGCGCTGGGCTATGACTCCTACGACGCGGCTCGGCGCGAGGCACGCAAAGCCAGCAGCGCCGGCTCCCCTCTCTACCTGCAACACCTGAACGATGCCGACCAGGACCCCAAGGCGCTGATGCAGCATCACCTGGATCAAGAGATCGCCAATCTGGCGAAAACCTACGAGTCGTTGTCGCACAATGATCTGGCGCAGATGGCCCAGGCCATCGCCAAAGCACGGCGTGTGGTGCTCATCGGCTTTCGGCACAGCCAGACCATTGCGGTGATGTTTCGCAGCAACCTGATCCAGGTGCGCGATGACATCCTGCTGCTCCCGGCGCCAGGCGACAGCCTCGCCGAATACCTGGCGGGACTGGACGGGCGCGATGTGGCGATCTGCATCGGGCTGCGTCGACGCGTCCCTGAACTGGAAAGCGCCATGTCAGCGATGGCTGAGCTTGGCGTGCACCTGCTCTACATTTCCGACGTGTTGGCCGGTAAACCGGCAAAGCTGGCCCGCTGGGTGATTCGCTGCCACACCGAAGGCAGCCTGATGTTCGACAGCAATGCCAGCGTGGCCGGAGTCACCAACCTGATCTGTTCACTGGTGGGCAAAGAGCTGGCAGGTGAGAGATCCACTCACCTTGCACAAGCCGAAGTGCTGCATCAGAAACTCCAGGCACTGGAATAA
- a CDS encoding YkgB family protein produces MKTSRIENDETNNAQTPSTPGYKIMALGIYGAYFALAVIYFWFGGMKFTHYEAAGLVPLVSNSPFLGWVYDIFSVDTFSSLLGVLEVSIGTLIAGRLLSPKLSLIGGALSAGLFFTTLSFMFSTPGVIEPGLGFPAISVAPGQFLLKDIGLLAASIFVAGHSLMALERR; encoded by the coding sequence ATGAAAACCTCAAGAATCGAAAACGACGAAACCAACAACGCACAAACCCCTTCAACGCCTGGGTATAAAATCATGGCGCTTGGTATTTATGGGGCCTATTTTGCACTCGCCGTCATTTACTTCTGGTTCGGCGGCATGAAGTTCACGCACTACGAAGCAGCCGGGCTTGTTCCGCTCGTAAGTAACAGCCCCTTTCTGGGGTGGGTTTATGACATTTTCAGCGTCGATACCTTCTCCAGTCTGCTCGGTGTGCTGGAAGTATCGATCGGTACACTCATTGCTGGTCGCTTGTTGTCACCGAAGCTGTCTTTGATAGGTGGCGCGCTGTCTGCCGGACTGTTTTTCACCACCTTGAGCTTCATGTTTTCAACCCCCGGCGTGATCGAGCCTGGCCTCGGTTTTCCCGCTATTTCTGTCGCTCCAGGCCAGTTTCTACTCAAAGATATCGGGCTACTTGCCGCCTCGATATTTGTGGCCGGCCATTCGCTGATGGCCCTGGAACGCCGATGA
- a CDS encoding urea carboxylase-associated family protein has translation MLLMKEATETRAPLPMQTVTVDAASAGSILVKRGQLLRITALEDGAVASLFGFSETDPNVHLSVHHTRVFSNSYVLGAGMRMVNNRRRPVMVLGKDSVGQHDLLLPASTSAFLAANGYARQIGCVEALQAELQRLGRQQPKLPDPINLFMNVQLDQRGTLTPLPTTVKAGDSVTCRVVLDTVFVVSTCCTGIPGNDTPGAVRLSVAEDLSDFAG, from the coding sequence ATGCTGTTAATGAAAGAGGCCACCGAAACCCGAGCGCCGCTGCCCATGCAGACGGTCACGGTCGATGCCGCCAGCGCCGGCTCGATCCTGGTCAAGCGCGGCCAGTTGTTGCGCATCACCGCACTGGAAGACGGCGCGGTGGCCAGCCTGTTCGGCTTCAGCGAAACCGATCCGAATGTGCACCTGTCCGTCCACCACACTCGGGTGTTCAGCAACTCTTACGTATTGGGCGCCGGCATGCGCATGGTCAATAACCGCAGGCGTCCGGTGATGGTGTTGGGCAAGGACAGCGTCGGCCAACACGACCTGCTGTTGCCGGCATCGACCAGCGCTTTTCTTGCAGCCAACGGCTATGCCAGGCAAATCGGCTGTGTCGAAGCGCTGCAGGCCGAACTGCAGAGACTGGGTCGCCAGCAGCCCAAGCTGCCCGATCCCATCAACCTGTTCATGAACGTGCAACTGGATCAGCGGGGAACGTTGACGCCGTTACCCACGACCGTGAAAGCCGGTGACTCGGTGACCTGCCGTGTGGTGCTCGATACGGTGTTCGTGGTCTCGACCTGCTGCACGGGTATCCCCGGTAATGACACGCCCGGGGCCGTCCGGTTGTCGGTGGCCGAAGACCTCAGCGACTTCGCGGGCTAG
- a CDS encoding urea carboxylase-associated family protein encodes MSVPSSLTIPAGHGKAVRLKAGQSVRVINTHGTQVVDCWAWNAYDLEEFMCMEATRVWTQHLNPVVGDTFVTSARHPILTLVEDTSPGVHDTFMAACDRRRYELLGCTHYHRNCSDNLFEGMLELGVTPPRRNLASFNIFMNIRVQSDNITLATLPTVTNPGDYITLRAEMDCFVAFSACPQDIVNIQGQGDNTPKDADLQIIDQAFAAVSVKGPWVPDHVKSARH; translated from the coding sequence ATGTCTGTCCCCTCATCCCTGACCATTCCTGCCGGCCATGGCAAAGCCGTACGCCTGAAAGCCGGGCAATCGGTGCGCGTCATCAACACCCACGGCACCCAGGTCGTCGACTGCTGGGCGTGGAATGCCTATGACCTTGAAGAGTTCATGTGCATGGAGGCCACGCGCGTGTGGACGCAGCATCTGAACCCGGTCGTCGGCGACACGTTCGTCACCAGTGCCCGCCATCCCATCCTGACACTAGTCGAAGACACCTCCCCCGGCGTGCACGACACCTTCATGGCGGCCTGTGACCGTCGGCGCTACGAGCTGCTGGGCTGTACTCACTACCATCGCAACTGCAGCGACAACCTGTTCGAGGGCATGCTCGAGCTCGGCGTGACCCCGCCCCGCCGAAACCTCGCCTCGTTCAACATTTTCATGAACATCCGGGTGCAATCGGACAACATCACGCTGGCCACGCTACCCACCGTCACCAATCCCGGCGACTACATCACCCTGCGTGCGGAAATGGACTGTTTCGTTGCGTTCTCGGCGTGCCCGCAGGACATCGTCAACATTCAAGGCCAGGGCGACAACACGCCCAAAGATGCCGACTTGCAGATCATCGACCAGGCGTTCGCGGCTGTCAGCGTGAAGGGTCCGTGGGTCCCCGACCACGTCAAATCGGCGCGGCACTGA
- a CDS encoding urea carboxylase-associated family protein gives MSSSSIHVHVPAGHGRTFEVRSGQFITVIDRDGQQAADFVAVVNGQTDHYLSPTHTRRRLDSLFFSVGDSLYSNADEPLLHVLQDTVGVHDANVPACDCTRFSVDFGVDGHRNCLDNMHEGLSHYGVLPVNVPEPFNLFQNGPVTADGRMQVTDPISKAGDRIVFRALKDLVCAVSSCPQDIIPGNGLLVTPIDIVISDDEPLSA, from the coding sequence ATGTCTTCATCATCCATCCACGTTCACGTGCCCGCCGGGCACGGCCGGACTTTCGAAGTGCGCAGTGGCCAGTTCATCACGGTGATCGACCGCGATGGCCAGCAAGCGGCTGACTTCGTGGCTGTCGTCAATGGCCAGACCGATCACTACCTGTCACCGACACACACGCGTCGTCGCCTCGATTCGCTGTTCTTCAGCGTGGGCGACAGCCTGTATTCCAACGCCGACGAGCCCTTGTTGCACGTGCTGCAGGACACCGTCGGCGTCCATGATGCCAACGTTCCGGCCTGCGATTGCACACGTTTCAGTGTCGATTTCGGGGTCGACGGCCACCGCAACTGCCTGGACAACATGCATGAGGGCCTGAGCCATTACGGCGTGTTGCCGGTGAATGTCCCCGAGCCCTTCAACCTGTTTCAGAACGGCCCCGTGACCGCTGACGGCCGCATGCAAGTGACCGACCCGATCAGCAAGGCCGGCGACCGCATCGTTTTCCGCGCGCTTAAAGATCTGGTCTGCGCGGTGTCGTCCTGTCCGCAGGACATCATTCCCGGCAATGGTTTGTTGGTGACCCCTATCGACATCGTCATCTCCGATGACGAACCGTTGTCCGCTTGA
- a CDS encoding ABC transporter ATP-binding protein yields MSLFNRLTAFSTQSGRAVGLVWATSRPLFSGLIVATLIAGILPALAAWIGQRIVDAVVQAMQILGSGSQAPLWPVLRYVLAEAGVLALLAAAQRALSMQQALLRVQLGQKVNLMILEKAQTFSLLQFEDSAFYDKLVRVRRDASTRPLGLVTKGLGLTQNLISLVSFAVLLVHFSPWALLILVVGALPVFFAETHFSGNAFRLFQRRAPETRHQNYLESLLSHEAHTKEVKLFGMAPLLLQRYRDNFTRLYAEDRRLTVRRDAWGFALGLLGTAAFYVAYAWVVLDTVRGQTTLGQMTMYLVLFKQGQVAITASLSAIAGLYEDGLYLSDLYEYLEVPVAPKRGTLKAGARPGDGLRCERLGFRYPGAAHPTLSDISLHLTPGMSLALVGENGSGKTTLIKLLTRLYTPDEGRILLDGSDLQDWDEQALHQRIGVIFQDYIRYQMTVGENLGVGDVDAFDDQARWRDAATQGIAADFIERLSNGYHTQLGRWFVGGQELSGGQWQKVALSRAYMRREADLLILDEPTAALDAGAEAAVFEHFREYAEGRMSLLISHRFSSVRNADHIIVLNQGRILEQGTHVQLMAGGGRYASLFNIQARGYR; encoded by the coding sequence ATGTCGTTGTTTAACCGTTTGACTGCATTTTCAACCCAGAGCGGCAGGGCGGTCGGTCTCGTCTGGGCGACCTCCCGCCCGTTGTTCAGCGGCTTGATCGTGGCGACGCTGATCGCCGGCATTTTGCCCGCGCTCGCCGCATGGATCGGCCAGCGGATCGTCGACGCGGTGGTTCAGGCGATGCAGATCCTTGGCAGTGGCAGCCAGGCGCCGCTATGGCCGGTCCTGCGTTACGTGTTGGCCGAGGCGGGCGTATTGGCGTTGCTGGCCGCGGCGCAACGGGCGCTTTCAATGCAACAAGCGCTACTGCGGGTGCAGTTGGGGCAGAAGGTCAACCTGATGATCCTGGAAAAGGCCCAGACCTTCTCGCTGCTGCAGTTCGAGGACTCGGCCTTTTACGACAAGCTGGTGCGCGTGCGCCGGGATGCATCGACCCGGCCACTGGGCCTCGTCACAAAAGGCCTGGGGCTGACGCAAAACCTTATCTCGCTGGTCAGCTTTGCGGTGCTGCTGGTGCATTTTTCCCCTTGGGCGCTGCTGATCCTGGTGGTCGGCGCGCTGCCGGTGTTCTTCGCCGAGACGCATTTTTCCGGTAATGCCTTCCGGCTGTTCCAGCGTCGCGCCCCGGAAACTCGCCATCAAAATTACCTGGAATCGTTGCTGTCCCATGAGGCGCACACCAAGGAAGTGAAGCTTTTCGGCATGGCGCCGCTGTTGCTGCAACGCTATCGCGACAATTTCACGCGCCTGTACGCCGAAGACCGCCGGCTCACCGTGCGGCGCGACGCCTGGGGGTTTGCCCTCGGGCTATTGGGCACTGCTGCGTTCTACGTGGCCTACGCCTGGGTGGTGCTGGACACCGTGCGCGGCCAGACCACGCTGGGACAGATGACGATGTACCTGGTGCTGTTCAAGCAAGGCCAGGTCGCCATCACTGCCAGCCTCAGTGCGATTGCCGGTTTGTACGAGGACGGCCTGTACCTGTCTGACCTCTACGAATACCTTGAGGTGCCGGTGGCACCGAAACGCGGCACGCTGAAGGCGGGTGCACGCCCTGGTGACGGCCTGCGCTGCGAACGCCTGGGCTTCCGCTACCCGGGTGCCGCGCACCCTACGCTCAGCGACATCAGCCTGCACCTGACGCCTGGCATGAGCCTGGCCCTGGTGGGCGAAAACGGCTCGGGTAAAACCACATTGATCAAACTGCTTACCCGACTCTATACGCCTGACGAAGGCCGGATCCTGCTGGACGGCAGCGATTTGCAGGACTGGGACGAACAGGCCTTGCACCAGCGCATCGGGGTGATCTTTCAGGACTACATCCGTTACCAGATGACGGTCGGCGAAAACCTGGGGGTGGGTGACGTCGACGCTTTCGATGACCAGGCGCGTTGGCGCGATGCGGCCACGCAAGGGATCGCCGCCGACTTCATCGAGCGCTTGAGTAACGGCTACCACACGCAGTTGGGGCGCTGGTTCGTCGGTGGGCAGGAATTGTCCGGTGGGCAATGGCAAAAGGTGGCGCTGTCTCGGGCGTACATGCGCCGTGAGGCCGATCTGCTGATTCTGGACGAACCGACGGCCGCCCTCGACGCTGGGGCCGAGGCTGCCGTATTCGAGCATTTCCGCGAGTACGCCGAGGGGCGCATGAGTTTGCTGATTTCTCACCGATTCTCCAGCGTGCGCAACGCCGATCACATCATCGTGCTGAATCAGGGCCGGATTCTGGAACAAGGAACCCACGTGCAACTGATGGCTGGCGGCGGGCGCTATGCCAGCCTGTTCAACATCCAGGCGCGTGGGTATCGGTAA